From the genome of Acidihalobacter aeolianus:
CATTGCGCAGCTTCTTGGTACCGAACACCAGCACCACCACCAGCAGCAGCACCAGCCATTCATATCCACCCGGAATCAACATATCGGTTCTCCCGCTCAGCGGGCGTGCATGGCATCCACGCCCTTGTCCTGTTCCGGCCAGCCTATTGGTCGGCCCGCCAGACTATCATGCATGCGGCACCCGGGCTCACTGCTCGCGCCGCGCCTTTTCCTCGATGCCCGAAATACCCGTCCTGCGCGCGAGCTCGGTCAGCACGCTATCGGGTCCGAGCCCCTGGTGCGCCAGCAGCACCAGGGTGTGAAACCACAGATCCGCCACCTCGTAGACAATCTTCTCGTCGACGCCATCCTTGGCCGCCATCACGGTCTCGGTCGCCTCTTCCCCGATCTTCTTGAGAATGGCGTCGAGACCCTTGGCGTACAGGCTCGCCACGTACGAACTCTCCGGCGAGGCCTGCTTGCGCTCCTCCAGGGTGCGTGCGAGCTGTTCCAGTATCGCCTCGCTCATCCGTAGATCTCCTCCGGAGACTTGAGCACCGGATCGACCGGCACCCACCGGCCTGCGTGCAGTTCGCTGTAGAAACAGCTTGCCCGCCCGGTGTGGCAGGCGATGCCGCCGAGCTGTTCGACGCTCAGCAGCAGCGCATCGCCGTCGCAGTCGAGGCGCAGGCCGCGCACCCGCTGCACGTGCCCGGATGATTCGCCCTTGCGCCACAAGCGGCTCCTCGAGCGGGACCAGTAGACCGCTTCGCCGGAGTCCGCGGTCAGCGCCAGGGCCTCGCGATTCATCCAGGCGAACATGAGCACCTTTCCGCTTTCCGCATCCTGGGCAATGACGGGCACCAGACCGTCGCTATTCCATCGCACCTCGTCGAGCCAGTCGTTCGAGGGCGGCTGCGTGTTCGTCGCGTTCATCATCCGGATTGTACCTGCACGCACCGCGCCTCGCGCGCCGACTTCACCAGCGAACCTCGATGCCTTCGGCGGCCAGCCGCTCCTTGGCCTCGCCGACCGTATGTTCGCCGAAGTGGAAAATGCTTGCCGCGAGCACCGCATCCGCATGGCCGCGGGTGATGCCCTCGGCCAGATGATTGAGGTTGCCCACACCACCGGAGGCGATCAACGGCACCGGCACGGCCTCGCTGACCGTGCACATCAGTTCGAGATCGAAACCCTCGCGGGTGCCGTCGCGGTCCATGCTGGTCACCAGCAGTTCGCCGGCCCCGTACTCGGCCATGCGTACCGCCCATTCGATGGCGTCGATGCCGGTCGGTCGCCTCCCGCCGTGGGTGAAGATTTCCCAGCGCAGCGGCTCGCCTGGCGCGCTGACGCGCTTGGCATCGATGGCCACCACGATGCACTGGTTGCCGAAGCGCTCGGCGGCCTCGCGCACGAATTCGGGCCGCGCCACCGCGGCCGAGTTGATCGCCACCTTGTCGGCCCCGGCATTGAGGATGCGACGGATGTCCTCCAGGGTGCGGATACCGCCGCCGACGGTCAGGGGAATGAAGACCTGCGCGGCCACGGCCTCGACCACGTGGGCCATGGTCTCGCGTTCGTCGCTGCTGGCGGTGATGTCGAGGAAGGTGATCTCGTCCGCGCCCTGCTCGCCGTAGCGGCGCGCGACCTCCACCGGGTCGCCGGCGTCGCGGATGTCGACGAAGCGCACGCCCTTGACCACGCGGCCATTGTCGACGTCGAGGCAGGGAATGATGCGCTTGGCGAGCGGCATGACTTCAGTCCGCTGACGCGAGTTCGTCGGCGCGCTTCTGCGCCGCAGTGAAGTCCAGCGTGCCCTCGTACAGCGCACGGCCGATGATCACGCCACTGACGCCCTCGTCCTCCACCGCGCACAGGGCCTCGATGTCGTCCATGTTGTTGACGCCTCCGGAAGCGATCACCGGGATATGCACCGACTGCGCCAGCCGAGTGGTCGCCTCGACATTGACGCCGCTGAGCATGCCGTCGCGATTGATGTCGGTGTACACGATGGCGGCCACCCCGTCCTGCTCGAAATGCTGGGCCAGGTCGATGACGTCATGGTTGGACAGCTTCGACCAGCCATCGACCGCGACGCGTCCGTCCTTGGCGTCCAGTCCGACGATGATGTGCTGTGGAAACTCCAGGCAGAGGTCGTTGACGAAATGCGGCGCGCTCACCGCCTTGGTGCCGATGATGACGTAGCTGACGCCGGCGTCGAGATAGGCCTGCACCGTATCCGCGTCGCGGACCCCGCCGCCGACCTGCACCGGCACGTCGGGATAGGTGCGCGCGATCTGCTCGACGATCGCCGCATTGCGCCGGCTGCCGGCAAAGGCGCCGTCGAGATCGACCAAATGCAGCCGCCTCGCGCCGGCAGCCACCCAGCGCTCAGCCACCGCCAGGGGGTCTTCGGAAAAGACCGTGGCATCCTCCATGCGCCCCTGCCGCAGGCGTACGCATTGCCCGTCTTTGAGATCGATCGCCGGTATCAACAACATGAACCCCTACCTCCCATCATCATTGCATTTGCCAGCCATTTAAGTTGTCTGGGGTTCGCCATTCCAGCGCGCGAAATTATGCAGGAGGCGCAAACCGGCCTCCGCGCTTTTCTCAGGGTGGCACTGAATGGCAAAAATGTTGTCGCACGCCAGCGCGGCGCAGAAATCGATGCCGTACTCCGCGGTACCGGCGACGATGCCCGGGTCCGCGGGTGCGGCATAGTAGCTGTGCACGAAATAGAAGCGCGAAAGATCGGGTATCCCCGACCATAGCGGATGCGCGCGCGCCTGCCGCACCTGATTCCAACCCATGTGCGGGATCTTGAGCCTCTCGCCGGTACGCGAATCGCGGGGTGACACGCCGAAATAGCGCACCGTCCCGGGAAACAGGCCGAGCAGCTGGATGCCGCCGTTCTCCTCGCTATGTTCGAGCAGCACCTGCATACCCATGCAGATGCCGAGAAACGGCCGCTGGCCGGCCACGGTCTTCACGACCTCGGTCAATTCGTGCGCAGCGATCTCGTGCATGCAGTCGCGTGCCGCACCCTGCCCGGGGAAGACAATGCGGTCGGCCGACAGCACCGCCTGCGGCGAGGAGGTCACTACGATGCGATCGCCGGCCGGTGCCACGCGCGACAGCGCGTTGACAACCGAACGCAGGTTGCCCATGCCGTAATCGATGACTGCCAGGACGGCCATATCTTTAGTGAACCGGTCTTGAGTTCGTGGTTGTCTTAGGGCCTGTTCACGCTATGGGACGGTTGCTGCCGGAGCCGCTTTGCGTGGTTCGCCAGGCGCCGTGAGCACGGCGCGGCCGGCCACATGAGCGAACGGCAACACCGCGAGACGCAAAGAGCGGCCCGGCCCTACGGATCGCGGCTGAAAAACCGCCACTCGGCGTTGCTCGTCGCTGATTTGGAATCACCAAACTACGCTCCTCGCGCCTTGATTGGCGGTTTTTCAGTCACAACAGCACTCCACCCCATAGCGTGAACAGCCCCTAGAGTGCGCCCTTGGTCGAAGGCAACGTCCCCGCGGCGCGGGGGTCGGCTTCCACCGCCATGCGCAGGGCACGGCCCAGGGCCTTGAAGACGGTCTCGGCGATATGGTGCGCGTTGCGCCCCCGCAGGCTGTCGACATGCAGGGAAACGCCTGCATGATTGACGAAGCCCTGCAGGAACTCGTGGATCAGATCGACATCGAACTCGCCGATGCGTGCGCGGCGATAGTCCACCTCGTGGACCAGCCCGGGGCGCCCGGAGCAGTCGACGACGACGCGCGCGAGGGCCTCGTCGAGCGGTACGTAGGCATGCCCGTAGCGACGGATACCGCGCTTGTCGCCCAACGCCTTGGCGAAGGCCTGGCCCAGGGTGATGCCGATATCCTCGAGCGTATGATGCGCGTCGATCTGTAGATCGCCCTGCGCCTCCACTTCGAGGTCGAGCAGCCCATGACGGCCCACCTGGTCGAGCATATGGTCGAAGAAGGGCACACCCGTGTCGAGACGGGTCTGGCCGGTGCCGTCCAGATCGACGCGAACGCGGATCCGGGTTTCCAGGGTTTCGCGCTGAACTTCAGCCGTACGTGCTTGCATGATGGATGCCGACAGGGCGGGCGGTAGTCGGGTGTCAGAGCATAACATAATGTATCCATAGCCCAAGCGAATAGCATCCTGGGCACTGGCGATACGCAGAGTGCAAATTTTTGTTAAGCTAGCGACCCATTGGCTGGCTTGGGAGGATACGCTGCGTGGAGCCGACGTCGTCGTTCAACATCCGCACATTGTCCCGCGCCTGCAACGAATGTCAGCTTCAGGATCTTTGTCTACCGCTAGGCCTGTCCCGCGGCGACATCGAACGCCTCGACAAGATCGTCAACCGGCGCCGCCCCCTGCAACGCGGCGCCACGCTGTTCCGCCAGGGAGAGGCCTTCCAGGCGCTGTATGCGGTTCGTTCCGGATCGATCAAGACCTACTCCAGCACCAACGGTGGCGAGGAACAGATTCACGCCTTCCTGCTGCCGGGTGAACTGCTCGGGCTCGACGCCATCGGCGGTGGACTCCACCCGGAATCGGCCGTGGCCCTGGAAACCACCAGCGTCTGCGAACTGCCCTTTGACCGCCTGCAATCGCTGGCGCACGAGGTCGACGGACTGCAGCGACAGTTGCTGCGCATCATGAGTCGAGAGCTCAACTCCGACGAACAGTTCATGCGTCTGCTCGCCAACCGTAGCGCCGAGGAGCGGCTGGCCAGCTTCCTGCTCAACCTCGCCTCACGCTTCGAACTGCGCGGCTACTCCGCACAAGCCTTCAATCTGAGCATGTCGCGCAGCGACATCGGCAATTACCTCGGCCTCGCGGTCGAGACCGTGAGCCGGCTGTTCACCCGTTTTCAGCAGGACGGGCTGATCGCCGTCGAGCGCAAGGCGATTCGGTTGCTCGAACGCGAACGCCTCTCCGAGCTCTGCAATCTGGGCGTCCCGGTCGCCCCACCCAAGCACTACCAGGGCTGATCCACTACACGCGACCAGCCTCGTCCGGCGGTACCCTCAAGCGGAAGGTGACCGGCCCCTCGTTGACCAGTGCAACCGACATATTCGCCCCAAAGCGCCCTGTGGCCACCGGCGCATGCTGCGCTCTTGCGGCGCCGACCAGATGCTCGAAGCACGCCCGCGCCTGCTCCGGATCGGCCGCCGAGGCAAAACCCGGACGCATGCCCTTATCCGTATCCGCCGCGAGCGTGAACTGGGAAACCAGCAACAACCCCCCTTGGGTATCGCGCAGGCTCAGATTCATCCGGCCCTCACAGTCGGCGAACACCCGATAGCCGAGGATACGTTCCAGGATTCGATCCGCCTGCGCGAAGCCGTCGCCGCGCTCGACGCCCAGCAGTACCATCAAACCCGCACCGATTTCGCCCACCGTCTCGCCCTCGACGCTGACGCTGGCCTGGCTGACGCGCTGCAGCAGGGCGATCACGCCAACCGCGCCGCCAAACCGTTGGTGGCCCGGATCAAGGCGTCCACGATGCCCGGCTCAGCCGCCGAATGCCCGGCATCGGGCACGATCTCCAGCTGTGAGCCCGACCAGGCCTGGGACAACGCCCAGGCCTGGTCGACGGGGCAGATCACGTCATAACGGCCATGCACGATGACCCCGGGAGTGCCCGCCAGCCGCCCGGCTTGCGCCAGCAACTGATCCGGCTCCAGGAAACCCTGGTGCACGAAGTAGTGATTTTCGATCCGCGCCAGCGCCAGGGCCACGTGGGGATCGGCGAAGTGTTCCTCCACCGTCACGTTGGGATACAACGTCGCAGTACGCCCCTCCCACAGCGACCAGGCCCGTGCTGCCGCCATCCTCGCCACCTCGTCTTCGCCCACCAGGCGGCGACGGTAGGCGCCCACCAGATCGCCGCGCTCGGCAGCGGGTATGGGGGCCAGGAAATCCTGCCAGTAATCGGGGAACAGACGACCCGCGCCGGACTGATAGAACCAGGCGATGTCCTGTGCGCGGCACAGGAAGATGCCGCGCAGGACCGCTCCGCGCACGCGCTCAGGATGCGCTTCCGCATAGGCAAGACCCAGGGTGGCGCCCCACGACCCTCCGAATAGCACCCAACGATCGATTTCCAGGTATTCCCGAATGCGCTCGATGTCGGCGACCAGATGGGCGGTCGTGTTGTCGGTCAGTTCCGCATGCGGGGTGGAGCGCCCGCTGCCACGCTGGTCGAAAAGCACGATACGATAGATCGCCGGATCGAAAAACCGGCGGTGCCAGGCCTCGCAGCCCGAGCCGGGGCCGCCGTGCAGAAACACCACCGGCAGACCGTCCGGCCGGCCGCACTCCTCCACATACAGGGTATGGCGATCGTCCACCTCCAACGCGTGCGTGCGATAGGGCAGAATATTGGGGAACAGGCTCAAGCGGTTCATCGGTCTTCCTTCTGCATGAATGGCCGGGCACGCCGCACAGCATAACCCGGTCCGCGCGCTTGCCATTGCGCGCCGGTCAACCTATTTTGCGCGCATGAACACTCCACATCCCATTCCGGCTCCGCCGCCGAAGTCGCTGACCCGCCTCACCGGGCGCGCCCTGGTCGATTTTCGCATGATCCGCGAGGGCGACCGCGTCCTGCTCGGCCTATCCGGCGGCAAGGACTCGCTCAGCCTGCTGATGCTGCTGCTGCACTTCCAGCGGCGAGCGCCGATCCGTTTCGAGCTCGGCGCGGTCACCGTCGACCCGCAGTCGCCGGATTTCGATCCCAGCCCGCTGATCCCCTATCTGGCCGCACTCGGCGTGCCATATCTCTACGAGCGCGAACGGATACTCGAACTGGCCGAGTCGCACATGGACAACGACTCGTTCTGCGCCTTCTGCGCACGCATGAAGCGCGGCGTGATGTACTCGGCCGCACGGCGCGAGGGCTACAATGTCATCGCCCTGGCGCAGCACCTGGACGATCTGGCGGAGAGCTTCCTGATGTCGGCCTTTCATGGCGGCCAGCTGCGCACCATGAAGGCCCACTATCGCATCGATGCCGGCGACCTGCGCGTGATCCGCCCGCTGGTCTACGTGCGCGAACGCCAGACGCGCGCCTTTGCCGAAAGTGCACATCTGCCGGTGATCAGCGAAAACTGCCCCGCCTGCTTCGCCATGCCGACGCAGCGCGAGCACATGAAGCAGCTGCTCGCGCAACAGGAGGCCGAGCAACCGCGGCTGTTCCGCAATCTGCTTTCCACGCTCAGACCGCTGATGTCCGCGGGGCTCCCGGACGACGCCTGACCCCGTGCGCGAACTCCTCGTCCGCTGGCTGCTCGGGCTGTTCGCCCACCTGCCGCTGCGCACCAACCAGACCCTCGGCGGCGCGCTGGGCGCGCTGGCCTGGCGGCTGTCGCCCAAGCTGCGTCGGGAA
Proteins encoded in this window:
- a CDS encoding phosphoribosyl-ATP diphosphatase, with translation MSEAILEQLARTLEERKQASPESSYVASLYAKGLDAILKKIGEEATETVMAAKDGVDEKIVYEVADLWFHTLVLLAHQGLGPDSVLTELARRTGISGIEEKARREQ
- the hisI gene encoding phosphoribosyl-AMP cyclohydrolase; protein product: MNATNTQPPSNDWLDEVRWNSDGLVPVIAQDAESGKVLMFAWMNREALALTADSGEAVYWSRSRSRLWRKGESSGHVQRVRGLRLDCDGDALLLSVEQLGGIACHTGRASCFYSELHAGRWVPVDPVLKSPEEIYG
- the hisF gene encoding imidazole glycerol phosphate synthase subunit HisF — translated: MPLAKRIIPCLDVDNGRVVKGVRFVDIRDAGDPVEVARRYGEQGADEITFLDITASSDERETMAHVVEAVAAQVFIPLTVGGGIRTLEDIRRILNAGADKVAINSAAVARPEFVREAAERFGNQCIVVAIDAKRVSAPGEPLRWEIFTHGGRRPTGIDAIEWAVRMAEYGAGELLVTSMDRDGTREGFDLELMCTVSEAVPVPLIASGGVGNLNHLAEGITRGHADAVLAASIFHFGEHTVGEAKERLAAEGIEVRW
- the hisA gene encoding 1-(5-phosphoribosyl)-5-[(5-phosphoribosylamino)methylideneamino]imidazole-4-carboxamide isomerase is translated as MLLIPAIDLKDGQCVRLRQGRMEDATVFSEDPLAVAERWVAAGARRLHLVDLDGAFAGSRRNAAIVEQIARTYPDVPVQVGGGVRDADTVQAYLDAGVSYVIIGTKAVSAPHFVNDLCLEFPQHIIVGLDAKDGRVAVDGWSKLSNHDVIDLAQHFEQDGVAAIVYTDINRDGMLSGVNVEATTRLAQSVHIPVIASGGVNNMDDIEALCAVEDEGVSGVIIGRALYEGTLDFTAAQKRADELASAD
- the hisH gene encoding imidazole glycerol phosphate synthase subunit HisH, coding for MAVLAVIDYGMGNLRSVVNALSRVAPAGDRIVVTSSPQAVLSADRIVFPGQGAARDCMHEIAAHELTEVVKTVAGQRPFLGICMGMQVLLEHSEENGGIQLLGLFPGTVRYFGVSPRDSRTGERLKIPHMGWNQVRQARAHPLWSGIPDLSRFYFVHSYYAAPADPGIVAGTAEYGIDFCAALACDNIFAIQCHPEKSAEAGLRLLHNFARWNGEPQTT
- the hisB gene encoding imidazoleglycerol-phosphate dehydratase HisB, producing MQARTAEVQRETLETRIRVRVDLDGTGQTRLDTGVPFFDHMLDQVGRHGLLDLEVEAQGDLQIDAHHTLEDIGITLGQAFAKALGDKRGIRRYGHAYVPLDEALARVVVDCSGRPGLVHEVDYRRARIGEFDVDLIHEFLQGFVNHAGVSLHVDSLRGRNAHHIAETVFKALGRALRMAVEADPRAAGTLPSTKGAL
- the fnr gene encoding fumarate/nitrate reduction transcriptional regulator Fnr, with the translated sequence MEPTSSFNIRTLSRACNECQLQDLCLPLGLSRGDIERLDKIVNRRRPLQRGATLFRQGEAFQALYAVRSGSIKTYSSTNGGEEQIHAFLLPGELLGLDAIGGGLHPESAVALETTSVCELPFDRLQSLAHEVDGLQRQLLRIMSRELNSDEQFMRLLANRSAEERLASFLLNLASRFELRGYSAQAFNLSMSRSDIGNYLGLAVETVSRLFTRFQQDGLIAVERKAIRLLERERLSELCNLGVPVAPPKHYQG
- the dtd gene encoding D-aminoacyl-tRNA deacylase, which produces MIALLQRVSQASVSVEGETVGEIGAGLMVLLGVERGDGFAQADRILERILGYRVFADCEGRMNLSLRDTQGGLLLVSQFTLAADTDKGMRPGFASAADPEQARACFEHLVGAARAQHAPVATGRFGANMSVALVNEGPVTFRLRVPPDEAGRV
- the pip gene encoding prolyl aminopeptidase; translated protein: MNRLSLFPNILPYRTHALEVDDRHTLYVEECGRPDGLPVVFLHGGPGSGCEAWHRRFFDPAIYRIVLFDQRGSGRSTPHAELTDNTTAHLVADIERIREYLEIDRWVLFGGSWGATLGLAYAEAHPERVRGAVLRGIFLCRAQDIAWFYQSGAGRLFPDYWQDFLAPIPAAERGDLVGAYRRRLVGEDEVARMAAARAWSLWEGRTATLYPNVTVEEHFADPHVALALARIENHYFVHQGFLEPDQLLAQAGRLAGTPGVIVHGRYDVICPVDQAWALSQAWSGSQLEIVPDAGHSAAEPGIVDALIRATNGLAARLA
- a CDS encoding tRNA 2-thiocytidine biosynthesis TtcA family protein — translated: MNTPHPIPAPPPKSLTRLTGRALVDFRMIREGDRVLLGLSGGKDSLSLLMLLLHFQRRAPIRFELGAVTVDPQSPDFDPSPLIPYLAALGVPYLYERERILELAESHMDNDSFCAFCARMKRGVMYSAARREGYNVIALAQHLDDLAESFLMSAFHGGQLRTMKAHYRIDAGDLRVIRPLVYVRERQTRAFAESAHLPVISENCPACFAMPTQREHMKQLLAQQEAEQPRLFRNLLSTLRPLMSAGLPDDA